TAAGTCCATGTTTACTCAAGTGGGGGTTCGCATTGCTTTTTCCGCCTTCCAAATGGCACTTCTTAGTCGGATTTTCATGGCGCCGTCGCAGCTGCATCCAAACAGTTGGGCTTCGATctgctgtttcgagatggtttgtGAATATCTCGAGTTGCCGGTGTCCGTggatgtttttcttttcttttgtaaCCTTACAAACCCTTCGAAGGAAGGGAAGGCGAAGAAGGGGTTCATATCCTTCCGATCTGCCCAAGGTCGAaggatttttggtttgtttgaggACTCCTACCATGGGTTTAAAGATAAATACTTCAAGGTACGCCCCGTTAAAGGTCGTCATCCTTTCTAGTTGTCGCTAAAAGGGACACGCCTCATCTCGACGTATTGGAGTTTCGGGGCGGGGTTTAATACCTTCATCAAGGTAACTTACAAGGGTATGTCCGCTGTGGACAAGAAGATTGCCGACGTGTTGTTGGCAGTCTTTGGGAAGAATCATGTGAACCCTCATCTCCTTATGGGTGATCGGGAGGTCGGTCGGAACTATATTTGTGAGTGGTTTTAACTTGAGCTTTCctctttatttcttgctttATCTTATATCCCATTGCGACTAAACGATTTCTTTTTCCTGCTATAGTGGGGATGTCTGCTGAGGTGACGGGTCTCCCTGATTTGTTCCAGACCTTTCTGTATGCAAGCGACGACGAGGCGGCCAACGAGAAGTCGACTGCTCCCCCAGAGGATAAGAGCAAGGCTTCTTCCGTGCAGGGGGTCGGGGGTCATGAGGTCGGTACGCCAGTTCAGGGTACCTCGGCTCATGAGACCGAAGGGGCACGTATTTCCCCTTTTCACGAAGTGGTTGGTACTGCGGGTTTGACATCCCATCCAGTGACCGACGACGACGTGGAAGAAGTGTCCAGTCTCAAGAAGAGGAAAACATCTAGCAGTCCTGAAGGGGTTCTCACCGTGATGGAGAAAAACTTTGATGCCGGAAACTTCATAGATGCCCAATTGATTCCTGGCACTGAAGAGCACTTCCCTGAATCCTCTCTTGCCGggcaggcgaggtggatgtaTCGTACTCTCCTGCGCGGTGCTGTGATAGCTCGGAAGGCCGAGTTTGAGCTGTCCGGGATGGAGTCTCTGCGCAGGAGGCTGGAATCTGCTGGGAAAGCCAATAATGATTTTAAGCGCAAAGTTGAAACTCTTTGGGAGCAACTTGCCCAGTCTACTGAGAAGCTCTAGGCTGCCGAGGATAAGGCCTCCGTTGCTGAGCAAAAGCTGCAGGAGTCTGATGCCACTGTTTCGCGACTCGTCGAGCGAGAAATGACTTTAGAAAGTCAAGTCGGCACTGCTCAAGGGCGGGTGGCCGCTCTAGAGAAAGAGCGCAACGAGGCCGTTTCGTCGAAAGAGGCTGCTAAGGCTGAGCTCGCGGAGTGGAAGGCCAAGTATAAAAAAGTCGCGAAGCAGGAAAAATGTGCGATACTGGCGACTGAGGAGGCTTTTAAGGCTCAGGTCAAAATCGTTGCCCCTGATTTTGACATGTCGGCAGTTGGTGTCTTCAAGATGATTAAAGACGGCAAGATTGTTGACATGCCTAGGAAATGACCTCTTTATGTTTTTTGGATGTCGCATGGCTTTGTAGAAATTTGTGAAACTGTTTTATGATTCGTTTTGTAGAACTTTGCAAAAATGACCTCTTGGGCCGTTTGCTTGACTAGTGTAGTTAATACTTTTTGTTCATTTGGTTGTGTTCTTGACTTGATTTGACATCGTTTCACCGTTATTGGTTTGTCGCTTGCGTTTGTTTACCGTATTGTTGGTATTTTGGTTAAGCCGAGTTGTGGCTTTTGATGTAGCCGTTTGTTATGGCGTTAGCTTAGGGGGcccccggggtgatcagtcccgagGCTGCGTATCGTTATCTTGTTCGCGCGATGAGTTGACCAAGGAAAAGCAAGCAAAAGAAAACTTTGACAAGTATAATTTAATCGGAAATTAAACAAAGTTCTAAAGTCATAATGAAGGTACAATCTcaaattaactaaaattaacTACTTAGCTCGTTTGGTCGCCAAATCGGCATGTGAGTTAGGAGTAAAACCTCCTCAAGTTGCTCGCGTTCCACGTTCTCGGTATCTCTTTACCGTCGAGCTTTTTCAACTTGTAGGCGCCTTTGCCAATCGCCTCTTTGACTCTGTAGGGACCTTCCCAGTTCGCcgccagtttgccttctccTGGGGTCGGTAAACCAATGTCGTTGCGCCTTAGGACGATGTCGTTTTGTTCAAATTCTCTTTTGAGGgcactttggtgttgtagcgcAGGGCCATTCTTTGCTTCAGTGCTGTTTCTGATAAGTGGGCCATCTCTTTGGCCTCATCCACTAAGTCCTTTTCGACGGCTTCCTCGACTCCCTTTAGGAGCATTCGTGGGCTCAGTTCACCGATTTTCATAGGTATTACCGCGTCTAGCCCGTACGTTAGACGGAAGGGGGTTTCCCCCGTAGATGACTGCTCGGTTGTTCGGTAGGACCAGAGGATTGAGCCgagttcgtcggcccaagcACCTTTTTTATTATCAAGCTGCTTCTTGAGTCCTAGCAGGATGACCTTGTTTGCCGACTCGACCTGGCCGTTTGTCTGGGGATGCTCCACCGAGGAGAATTTTTGTTTTATGCCCAGGCCGGCGAGGAACTCTGTGAACTTCTTGTCGGTAAACTGCGTCCCGTTGTCCGAGATGACAGCTTCCGGGATGCCGAACCGGGTTATTACCTGTCTCCACATGAACTTCCTGCAATTGGACGAGGATATGCTGGCCAGTGACTCGGCctctatccatttggtgtagtagtcGATTGCGACCATGAGATACTTGACTTGCCCTGGACCAACCGGGAAGGGTCCCAAGAGGTCGATTCCCCATTGCGAGAAAGGTCGGGAGGACGTTAACAGGCTTAGTTCGGAAGCTGACGCTTTGTGGAAGTTGGCATTTTCTTGACACTTGACGAATTTTCTTACAAATTCTTTAGAATCTGCCATCATCGATGGCCAGTAGTATCCTGCTCGGATTAGTTTTCTAGCTAGGGCTTTGCCCCCTATATGGTGGCCATAACATCCTTCGTGGACTTCTCTAATCACGTAGTCCATTTGGTCAGGATGTAGGCACTTCAACAGAGGCTGGTTGAGTCCCCTTTTTGAACAACTGTCCCTGAATGATCGTGTATTTGGCCGCCTCCCTTCTCAACTTTTTAGCATCCTTTTCGTCGTCGGGGAGTTTGCCGCTTTCCAGGAAGCTAGTGATGGGATCCATCCAGGAGGGGCTCAGCCTTGACAGGTACAGGGTAACCGCTGGCTCCTTCATCATGCCTTGAATGAGAGATCGGTTGCCTTCTCCCGGTTTTGCGCTGGCCAACTTGGATAGGAGGtctgcccgtgtgttcctttctcttGGAATGTGTTGGATCGTGACCTCCTCGAATGGCTTGCTCAATTCCCTGACCTTTTTCAAGTACTTTTGTAGTAGCGAGTCCCTGGCTTGGTAGCTCCTGTTTACTTGCAAGGTGACGACTTGTGAATCGCTGCATATTTCCAACCTCGTTGTTCCGACTTCTTTTGCCAAGGTTAAGCCTCCTAGGAGGGTTTCGtattctgcttgattgttcgAAACGGGGAACTCGAACTTGATCGTATACGACCCCAGCTGGGCTTTCTAAGATGATTCCAGCACCCTAGGTATAGGTATAGTAGCTTTCCGGTTTTGGGCTTCCCGAGCACAGGGGGTGTTGCtaggatttccttgaagtgtctGAACGCTTCCTCGCATGCGGGGGTCCATTCAAATGCTATTCCTTTTTTCATCAGATTAAAGAAGGGCAGGGCCTTTGCTGCCGAAGCCCCGAGGAAGCGGGATAACGAGGTAAGGCGACCTGCCAGCCTCTAGACGTCCTTGACACAGCCGGGGCTTTTCATTtggagtattgcttggcatttctCGGGATTGGCTTCTACTCCCCTTTGGGTTATCATGAATCCTAGGAACTTTCCAGCTTCCATGGCGAAAGCGCATTTGAGGGGGTTGAGCCTTATGCCATGTTGTCGGAGAGATGCGAATACACTTCCCAGGTCGCTCAGGAGGTCGTCAGGCTGTGTAGTCTTTGCGAGGATGTCGTCTACGTAGACTTCCACTGTCTTGCCTATGAGGTTGCCAAATattttgttcatcagcctttgatatgttTCCCCTGCGTTTTTCAGGTCGAATGGCATAACCTTGTAGCAATAGGTTCCCCCGGGTGTTATAAATGTTGTCTTGTCTTCGTCGGGTCGGTGCATCGGTATTTGGTTGTAGCCGGAATAGGCATCCATGAAGCTCAGATACCGGTACCCTGCCGCCGCGTCAATGAGTGCATCTATGTTGGGAAGGGGGAAACAGTCCTTGGGACACGCCTTGTGAGGTCGGAATAGTctacgcacattctccatttgccattgTGCTTTTTTACCAGAACTACATTTGACAGCCAGGTCGAGTAGTCTAGTTCTCGTATAAAacctgcttctaggaggctggCCGTCTGCCTGGCCACCTCCTCAGCTCTCTCTTGCGACATCTTTCTTCTCCTTTGGGCCACTGGACGGGTGTCCGGCTTGACGGCCAGGTGATGGGACATGACTTGGGGATCTATTCCCGGCATATCGGCTGGTGTCCAAGCGAATAGATCTCTATTGGCCCTGATCATTTCCAGTAGAGGCTCTTTCAGTTCATGTGGGAGGTTTCTATTAACAAACGTGAACTTTTCCTCTGTGTCACCGACCCTGAACTTTTCCAGGTCCCCCTCTGGTTCTGGTCTGGGCTTATCGTCAACTCTGACGTCTAGGTCAGCAAGGAACACTCCCGAGGCTTCTTTAGACCTCTTCCTCAGGGAATGACTGGCGTTGTCGCAAGCGACCGCCGTTTCTAGATCTCCTCTTATGGATCCCACAGATCCGTCATCATCAACGAACTTCATAACCAATAGCTTCGTGTTGATTACCGCCTCAACATCGTTAATCGTTTTCCTTCCTAGGATGATGTTGTAGGCTGTGGAGTTCCGTAGAACCACGAACTTGGCCATTATTGACCTTCGGCCTTGTCCCTGTCCTACGGAAATCGGTAGAGCTATTACTCCATCTGGCTTGATGGAGTGATCGCCCAGTCCTATGACCCCGTGCTGGTGAGTCGATAGGTCGGCGTCCCGTAATCCCAGTGCATCAAACACGTTACGAAACATAATGTTCGAGTCCGCTGCCGTATCCACAAGGATTcgtttgacgaggccggttcccacCCTGGCCGTGATTACCATGGGTGGGTTTTCAGGGGCCTTGTCGAACCATTGATCTTCTGGGCCGAAAGAGATGGATGGAGACTTCTTGGAACTTTGCGCTGACGAGGAGGAGACTGTCAGGATCTTGGTGTCTTTCTTGTGCGCCAATCTCGATCTTGGTGCAGTGTTTTTGGCGGTTACTACGTTTATCACGGTGAGGCTGTGGTCATTGTCTTCTGGCTCTTGTCACCGTTTCGCCGATCGGGTCTTGCCCTCCTCATCCTGGTCGTGATGTCGCCTCCTCGGCTCCCTTATAAGATGGGAGAATTCGGTCAGTTTGTCGTCCCTTATCGCTTGTTCTAGTGCATCCTTCAGGTCGAAACAGTCCTGTGTTTGGTGCCCATAGCCCTTATGGTAGTCACAGTAGAGGCTCTTGTTTCCCCCGGTACGGTCCTTGAGTTCTCGGGGCTTCGACAAAATTCCTTTCTCGGCTATTTGCtgataaacttccatgatgGAGAGGGTGAGTGGGGTGTAATTGGTGAATTTTCCGACACGGGAAAATGGTCTGGGTGCTTTACTCGATCCTCCGTCTTTGGCCTGCTCCTTTTGTCTTTCTCCGTTACCTTGTTGCCTGGGTTGATTGTAGGAGGGCTGCCGTTTATTGGCAGCCATGACTTGACTGACTTCCTCATCATTTATGTATTCCTTGGCTACGGTTTGGATCTCATGCATCGTCCAAACCGGCTTTGTGGTGAGGTGCTTTCGGAAGTCCTCGTTAAGGAGGTCGTTCGTCAGACAAAGGCTGGCCACCGAGTCGGTTAAGCCGTCGATTTCTAAGCATTCATCATTGAACCggttcaggtattttctggtcgGCTCCCCGGGCCTTTGGGTTACCCCAAGTAGGTTAATCGGATGCTTTGCCTTTGCTATCCGGGTTGGGAATTGAACTAAGAAGGCACGGCTGATGTCCGAAAACCCATACATGGATCCCTGcgggaggccgttaaaccatcGAATCGCGGGTCCTGCCAGGGTGACCGGGAAGGCGCGGCACCTCACCTCGTCTCCTACTCCCTCCAGATTCATTCTAGCCTCGAAGGCCATGAGGTGTTCCAGAGGATCTTGGGTTCCATCATACCTCATGTTCGTTGGTTTGTTGAAGTACTTCGGCAACCGGACTTCGAGGATGGATCGGTGGAACGGGGTGGCACCCATTATCACGGGTCGACGTGTCCTCCCGGACCTCTCTTTCGCGCCCTCGCGATTTCTCCCCGTGGGGCGCGTTTCCTTGCCTCGGGAGTAGATAATTGTGTCATTTCGTCTCCTCGGGATAGGCGAGTCTTCCCGGCTGCTTTCCGCTTCCGTTCTGGAGGCGGAGGCGTGGCGGGAGCGACTCCGGTGGGAGGCTCTCTCTCGGCTTTCGGGAGACGGGGAGTAGCTGGGGTCGGTGGTTCGCTGGTCATGTTCCTGGTCAGCTAGTTGTCGCTCCAGGTTCTGGACCCTATGGCACAGTTCCTGCATTATTCTGGCGCTGTCGCTACCAGTTCCTCCGAAAGGACGCGTCTCTCGCGTCCTCGCATGTGGTTCAGTACGTTGTCGGGGGATCTCCGTCGCCCTCCCGATGAGACGACAGAGGTTGCCCCTTCCGCGTCGGCTGTTCGGCCATGGTCTCGAGGACCCAGCACGATGTCCATTTAGGAATTCCCCACAGACAGCGCCAATGTACGGTTCGTCGTGTACCGGACGGTTCGGGTAGTGATTGGAGTTGGTGGGGTGTGTCTGGTTCTGTGACTGTGCTGGAGATGGTCCAACCGAGCAGCCGAGATCTCGTTGTGGAGAGATGGGGGGTGtcacctgcaaaggcactccgacGCTCTAATCAGTCAGTGCGCAGGCAAAAAGTGGGTAGGTGGTATgtgtgacgtaccttgggggaggGGTAGGACCCTCCCCATTTATACCGTGTCAGGCGTGGGCCCCCCCAAGGGTAGAGCCCATTATGATAGAAGCTTCCTACCACAGCTGTTTAGGATGCGTGTCCGGGTCGACAGCTGAATGTTTTCTACCTGATCGTTCGGGTCAGGTGGTAATCGGGTCGGTTTGGCCCGTGACCCCTTTTTGGTCAGTCTGTAACAAAGTctataaagatagaaaagataagttatgtattaaaataaaaattgagaataaatctaatattcaattataaaaaagtttaaagtcataagaaagagataaatttaaatttttttttatttttagatctATACATAAAGAACTACAATACTAtgaaatttcatttttttacaaataaattCAATCTCTTTTTTAATCAGAAGTTATAtctatgaataaaaaattatttttgaaatattctttttctatatatgaGATATCTGAACTTACACCAACAAACTAGCATCACTtatagtcacaaaaaaaaaactagcatcacttataaaaaaaataaccacaacactaaaaaaaaaatcacaccaCAAAAGAGATTATTAAAGCTTGAAAATGAAAGCAACAGTAAAACATTAAAATACTAAAGACAGAATGATGAAAATAAGAGCCGGTAGACAaaaacagaagaagaagaagaagaaatgaaagagAGAGTTTAAGATGACAGAGAATGGAATGGAGGAAGAGAGATTAATAAgtggagaaagaaaaaaaaaaggagacaAATGAAAAGTagagaggaaaaggaaggtaggggaaggggaaggagaagaagaaatggggaagaagagaaaaatgagAGAATGGAAAGCATCGCCTTGCAATGTTGGTAATGGCAGCAACTCCCTCCCAACAACCGttagaaaaccaaagaaaagagaGAGCTAACGTTAGAGAGAAAAGAATGAAGATACATAGTTTGAATAATTACTCGAAGAATTTTTCGAAATTTGGTGAATAGTGGGAATAGTTCTTACTTCTTACTAAAATTATCCGTTAAGAtaatttaattgtaaaattaattatattatgtgtACAAAATGGTTAATTCATTaacattatttatataaaatacatgttaaaacttaaaatatatataaaaaataaattaaataatatatattcataataattgattttgtgGGTTTTTTTATACtgataacaattttttttaataattgattttggCTTTCCCTCTTCTCCTTTGTCGTTAGGGCTGGAAGTGAGTCAAGCCAGCTCATGAGTTAGTTCGAGCTTGACTCGTTAATAACTCGATAAGCTAAGTTCGTGAGCTAGTGAACCAAGCTTGAGTTTGGAATtgagctcataaattaaatgagccGAGTTTGAGCTTGGATAAGCTCAGCTCATTAGCTCGTGAGCTGActcgatatatatatatatatataatcttaattatttaaaattttatatttattttttacatataattttgatgtaggatataaataaaaaatttataatttattgatagataacaatatataaaattgatctttttaaatattttttaaaatatataagttataatttattgatatagaattatagattatatatttatgtttcCATTATTTGAGCCAGCTCGTAAGCTTTCGGTGAGTCGAGCTTGAACTTAAGAAATAGGCTcgattgtttttttttttttgaaagaaaaagctCAACACACATGTGGAGCATGAGATACAAAACAAATCATAACAGCCTAACAACTCCTATGTCATCTCCGAcattgccatcaacaacatGAGTTATTTACAACACTATTCTCTGGCATATGAAAAAGATTGATCCACGCATTCTCTAAT
This sequence is a window from Arachis stenosperma cultivar V10309 chromosome 10, arast.V10309.gnm1.PFL2, whole genome shotgun sequence. Protein-coding genes within it:
- the LOC130957593 gene encoding uncharacterized protein LOC130957593 — encoded protein: MGATPFHRSILEVRLPKYFNKPTNMRYDGTQDPLEHLMAFEARMNLEGVGDEVRCRAFPVTLAGPAIRWFNGLPQGSMYGFSDISRAFLVQFPTRIAKAKHPINLLGVTQRPGEPTRKYLNRFNDECLEIDGLTDSVASLCLTNDLLNEDFRKHLTTKPVWTMHEIQTVAKEYINDEEVSQVMAANKRQPSYNQPRQQGNGERQKEQAKDGGSSKAPRPFSRVGKFTNYTPLTLSIMEVYQQIAEKGILSKPRELKDRTGGNKSLYCDYHKGYGHQTQDCFDLKDALEQAIRDDKLTEFSHLIREPRRRHHDQDEEGKTRSAKR